One Citrus sinensis cultivar Valencia sweet orange chromosome 5, DVS_A1.0, whole genome shotgun sequence genomic window, cttatttttctaatcTCATCTGTCCCCTATTTCCCATCCCACATCAAATGGTGATAGAGCTTCCATATCATATGTCGAACCCATTAAAGCCAAAAGTAAGAAGTTAAAGAACTATTTTGTACTGGCTATACAAAGAACTATATTACAGTACTacacacccaaaaaaaaaaaaaatgaaggcaCCATTCATACTTCCAAATCCAGCACTAGCACTTGAAAACAATAGAAACAAAGGAATTTGCCAATAAAAAAAGTCAGCTTGAGAAAGCTAAGAAGATGCAACTAGAAGCTAAGTGATGTAAGGGAAGGAAATCTATTCCGAAAGAACTCCAAATTGAATTCAGGAAGTAACATTGACTTACCCAGTTACAAAAGGAAGCCACTTTAATCCTTTAAGATGATTATGATGAAATTGGTTCCCTGTATTGAAACAATAAACTGCACCAAGGATAGCACTAAAGGTAGAGCCAGATTACAAGGGAAGAAAaaagggaggaaaaaaaaatttacaacatGAAATTGgacttttgttttatcttccaCAATCAAGAAATTCGActaaaaaagtataaaacaagtacaaaatatgaaatttttagcAATCTTACAAAATCACACCCAAATCTCAATAAGATTATACATAGTTTTAGTAAAGCTCTAcaactatttatttaacaCCTAATAAGATCATCTCCACAAATTTAAAAGcttaaaacaaagaaagaatacTTTTGAATACAAATATACAATGGAGTAGAAAGAGTACATATACCATCTCTAGCCCATAATTCAGACTTATCCCCATTGCACTTATAAATCAAGATATGAAGTTGAGGGTCTAAAGTCTTCAACTCCTTGTAGTTCTTCTTCACAGATGATCTGTAAAAGTTATAATAGAAAGGTAATTAGTTTGCAACTCTTTCTAGCAAGTTGATTAGTAATTCCTAAACAAGTTTATAGCTTATTAATTATAGTTGGAATGCCCCCAAAGTTACTAAAACACAAACAATAGAAACAGTGAGTTTTAAATTAGTTGTGAGCAATGCATAGTCAGCCATCATTCTCATTTTGGTCTCCCATGAATATGATGGCAATATGTATAATGGTATTTTCCCAATATCAGACTAAGACAGCATCTTTATAACAATAATTCTGACATTTTCtactatttttatctttttgctAACAAAATGTACATTAGaacataaatttgaagaaaaataaaatttaagcatACTCATGtcatttaatcataaaaatgaacatcaaaattAAGCCTAGATCTCAACAATTAAACtctaaacaaattaaacaaaaaaaaaaaatcagctaCCCAAATGAAATTTGCGACTGCAATGAAGCTCCGCACTTTTTGAACTTTTTGAGGCTTAGACTGATTTGTAATGTAGAGTTGTGCTTGAGAGTGAAGGAGTAGAGCTTATCAATTCGTTCATCACTCACTGCAAATTTGCCAAGTTTTGATATGTTAGCTTAATCTATTTACAAAACCAAACGAcaccaattattttattattttaaaatttttaaaattaattaaatatcaacaatggcaattttcaaattaaacaaatcttaaaaaatttaaaattgttatattttcgCGACAAAACGATATAtgtcataaaatttatattataaaaatgtatGGTAATTATCCACCGatcacttattttttaaaatttttttaaaaatatacaaattttatttcattttttttttttgcaacatTCCATCTAAAGTTAACATTCTCTTCGCTCGTCCACTTCCGTCATAACgcatttaatagatttaacataatattaattaagtgaTTTTTTACCCGTAAttgtaaaattgttatttttcttaaataaatgcCAAAAGTATAtgaatatcatttaaaatttccCAAGCTCAATACGGCTTCGTAAAAACCCTGCAAAACTTTCGTTCCCATCCTTGAGCCTTGAGCCTTGAACAATATgagcaaaataatttttttagaaaaaaccagggatatcaattaataaaaaatttaaatctaacCAAAAAATCCTAATATCTAAAAGCAAAATCTTAACAGATGtccaaaagcaaaagaataaaaaaaaaaagaagaagcataATCCCATCAAGAAAAACGAGATGGACAGATGACaactaatttctttttcaatttagaattttatttcattttcaatttataattttattttttctctgtaatttagaataattactactaatataaatagttaTCTCTTGTAATTTTTGAAGACATCTTTgactttaataatatttttaattttcaaatttctttgtgaatatttaaatagttaattattaGTATTCTACGAAATCATcgtattttaatttctaaatttgtgatatttttttaaatcaatataaatttaattttttttatttcgatATTCTTTAGAAtcgaaaatatttttaatattaaaattccgCTCCATCGATTACTCGTCTTCCTCCCAAACACAATTAGCCCAGCCCAACATACGAAAGTGAAATCGCCTGCAGTTCCAGTCAATTGAACGTCTTGTCGTTTATGCTAAATGTCGTTTCTAAGTTTCATTTACCAACGACAAAACGATTTATCTTTTACCTGAAAGTCCAAGCATACCGAGCGAGTTGTTTTACCACTGGGACAGTTGTCCCAACGATATCCACAATCCCATTTCATGGCCCGAAGAACAAACCCAACGACATATGAAAGCATCAACCTTTACTGGAGGAGGTCGATTGAAATGATAGAAGCCGAAGAAGTAAATGAAACAGGAATAAGAAGCGGAAGCAAGTAAGCAGAGCAAGTAGCCATGAAAACAGCTACATTACCATTTGGTGGCTTTGGGCATTCTTATTTACCTTCATCTTCATTCAAGATTGTTATTGTAATGGCAAAGAGCAACAAAAAGTCCCgatcctcttcttcttcttctaaggTTCTTTCCacctttttttgtttgaattcaCAATCTTCTCTTGTTTGATGGCAAAGTTGGtcctttttagtttttttttttggtttttaatgaattgaatttagCGTATCATAGACTCTCCTTTAAAGGGTTTGTGTGATGTAGTTCAATAAGTTTTGGATGCTCCGAAGtagttaattttagttataCGTAGTGTTTGTTTAGGTCATATGGgtgtcttaatttttaatttttcttatatatcAACAGTCTTCAGTTGTTGGCTGCTCTTGATGActgttttagtttatttaatatattcttATTGAATGATCATAATAATATGTGATGCAAAATTGTTTATCAGGTGGTTTACAATTGTAAGCAAATATATAGAAGCTGAAACTGATCATTATACTTTTAGTGATTGCTGATGCCTGTAGAGGTCGATTTCTGACCCAGAAAGTGCCTTACACGATCATATCAGCCTTGTTAGTGGGAACACAAAATGAGTAAGAGTAAGTATGTGTTCTTGAGGAGCCAAAAATAGGGTGTTATTTTCTGCTTCTCTTAATCAAGTTCTGTAGCAATAGAAAATGGGGATTACAATGCTTGGTTTAAAggcctttttttaattttgtggcAAATTAATGTATGTTCCAGAGTAGGAGCAGTGTTTGatccataaatttttttctttatatttgtaaatacttttatctctctcctttttttttttttttccctggcCTCTAACTGGCTTTTCTGCCAATAGGATTCAGAGCCAACACCTCCAAGAATTACATCTAATGTGAAGCAAAATTTGCAGTTCTTGAGATTATGGAAGGTTGGTTTTATATTGACATATCTAAAACCAGCATCAGTTTTTATCTTTCATCTTATTTAACTTTGCCTTTGTAGGAGTTTCAAAGGAGTAAGTCTAGCACGCCTAGGCCTTCAACTAGTTACCGCAGGAAAAAGGTTGAGAAGGAGGAATTGCCAGAAGATACAGAGCTTTACTGTGATCCTACCACAACCCTTTACTAGTAATATACTCTTCacgtttcttttatttgcctTGTTTGTTGTTTCATTGATCCCCTCTTAACCTTCTATTAAAggaattttctcttttatttacaGTACAAACCAGGGTATAGATAATGCTGTTCCTGTCTTACTTGTTGATGGGTATAATGTTTGTGGCTATTGGCCAAAGCTGAAGAAACATTTTATTAAAGGAAGGTTGGATGTTGCTCGTCTGAAGCTAATTGAGGAACTTGTGGAATTTAGTATGATAAGaggtttgtattttttatctcTGTTTTATTCTATAAGAGGCTTCTCTGTATGTTGCAATCGATTATATGTGATGCTGCCTTGCTTGGCTATAACAAAATGAtgtataaaataccataattgACAGATATATTTCTGCTGCTTAACTTGTGATTGGATATACTTTAATAGTAGGTGTCTTCAAGAAGTGAtatcttgaaaattaaacactGCTCccaatgcttttttttttctttggaaggAACTGTTCCCTATGCTTAGTTTCCtactttattaagttttgctATCAAAGTTTCTTCTTTGGAGGTTATCCCCAAAGATCTATGATTGCTTTAATGTTTCGTAGTAGTCTCAAGTTAAAAGTTAACTGTGtcaaattgtcaaataaagTGTTAGTAGATGAACAAAATGAAGCAAAGACAGATGGATTTTCTAGATTTGACCATATGGTCTTTCTCCTCTTATTTTTCCAACCAGAAATTTAACAGCACTGAAGCCATAAGTTAAAGAaatgtaaagatttttttttcaaaaaaaaaaaaaaaagaaaagaaagaaaaaggtgCAACTATTAGTTTTCATACATGCATGTTGCAACCTTTAAATTATAGGATATGTTGTTGACTCAAATTCGACTCAAATTGTAATCCTAATACTTGGttgttaattgttttctttctgTTGATGTTGCAACCACATTTTATGATTTCTGAAATATTTACAGAGGTGAAAGTGGTCGCTGTGTTTGACGCCTTGATGTCTGGACTGCCAACACACAAGGAAGAATTTATTGGGTATTATTTGTGAACCTAAACCATGCTTCCATCATTTTCTAACTCTTTTATTCTTGAGATTCAATTCTGTCTGCagaattgtttgttttctttgataTCCTACTGCAAAATGTCCTTTGTATCCACTTAGTATACATATGTTACATATACACATTTCTTGT contains:
- the LOC102608690 gene encoding uncharacterized protein LOC102608690 isoform X2 translates to MKTATLPFGGFGHSYLPSSSFKIVIVMAKSNKKSRSSSSSSKDSEPTPPRITSNVKQNLQFLRLWKEFQRSKSSTPRPSTSYRRKKVEKEELPEDTELYCDPTTTLYYTNQGIDNAVPVLLVDGYNVCGYWPKLKKHFIKGRLDVARLKLIEELVEFSMIREVKVVAVFDALMSGLPTHKEEFIGVDVVFSGETCADAWIEKEIEALREDGCPKVWVVTSDHLQQHAAYGAGAFVWSSKALVSEIKASQKEVERMFQEQRSHSFQGRLLKHNLDSEVVDALKDLRNKLSENESK
- the LOC102608690 gene encoding uncharacterized protein LOC102608690 isoform X5, with the protein product MKTATLPFGGFGHSYLPSSSFKIVIVMAKSNKKSRSSSSSSKDSEPTPPRITSNVKQNLQFLRLWKEFQRSKSSTPRPSTSYRRKKVEKEELPEDTELYCDPTTTLYYTNQGIDNAVPVLLVDGYNVCGYWPKLKKHFIKGRLDVARLKLIEELVEFSMIREVKVVAVFDALMSGLPTHKEEFIGVDVVFSGETCADAWIEKEIEALREDGCPKVWVVTSDHLQQHAAYGAIKASQKEVERMFQEQRSHSFQGRLLKHNLDSEVVDALKDLRNKLSENESK
- the LOC102608690 gene encoding uncharacterized protein LOC102608690 isoform X6, which gives rise to MPVEDSEPTPPRITSNVKQNLQFLRLWKEFQRSKSSTPRPSTSYRRKKVEKEELPEDTELYCDPTTTLYYTNQGIDNAVPVLLVDGYNVCGYWPKLKKHFIKGRLDVARLKLIEELVEFSMIREVKVVAVFDALMSGLPTHKEEFIGVDVVFSGETCADAWIEKEIEALREDGCPKVWVVTSDHLQQHAAYGAGAFVWSSKALVSEIKASQKEVERMFQEQRSHSFQGRLLKHNLDSEVVDALKDLRNKLSENESK